The following proteins come from a genomic window of Natrinema saccharevitans:
- a CDS encoding amidohydrolase — protein MTADDLVTLRRDLHRRPEPAWREFYTTARIVDELESRLGDDLAELHVGPEAIAGDHRLAVPDDAELTRWYEQAREAGVDDDVLERLEGGYTGAVAVIERGEGPTVGLRVDIDGLPQTESGDPTHRPAAEGFRSDHEGAMHACGHDAHATIGIGVLERIAESGEGLDESRSSSEQRSDVGFEGTFKLFFQPAEEVVGGGKSMAESDHIRDVDYLLAVHIGLDHPTGEIVAGIDGFLAVSHLEAEFTGASAHAGGHPEQGRNAVQAMATAVQNLYGIPRHSEGKTRVNAGVVEGGSAANVIPAEARIVAEVRGETTELMEYMKGRTRQVLRSAAAMHDCEVEIGIGAEAPSATSDQELVSIVADVAGETAGVERVLERDELGGSEDATYLMRAVQENGGSACYVGVGTDHPGGHHTATFDVDEDSIQHGIETLAGAIERLGDDQ, from the coding sequence ATGACCGCGGACGACCTCGTCACGCTGCGTCGCGACCTGCACCGTCGACCCGAACCCGCCTGGCGGGAGTTCTACACGACCGCGCGGATCGTCGACGAACTCGAGAGCCGACTGGGCGACGACCTCGCCGAACTCCACGTCGGCCCCGAGGCCATCGCCGGCGACCACCGGCTGGCGGTCCCCGACGACGCGGAACTCACCCGCTGGTACGAGCAGGCGCGAGAAGCCGGCGTCGACGACGACGTCCTCGAGCGACTCGAGGGCGGGTATACGGGTGCAGTGGCCGTCATAGAGCGCGGCGAGGGGCCGACCGTCGGCCTCCGGGTCGACATCGACGGCCTGCCCCAGACGGAGTCCGGCGACCCGACCCACCGGCCGGCCGCCGAGGGCTTTCGCTCCGACCACGAGGGCGCGATGCACGCCTGCGGCCACGACGCCCACGCGACGATCGGGATCGGCGTTCTCGAGCGGATCGCCGAGAGCGGTGAGGGACTCGACGAGTCGCGATCCTCGTCGGAACAGCGTTCCGACGTAGGTTTCGAGGGGACGTTCAAGCTCTTCTTCCAGCCCGCCGAGGAGGTCGTCGGCGGCGGCAAGTCGATGGCGGAAAGCGATCACATACGGGACGTCGACTACCTGCTCGCGGTTCACATCGGCCTCGACCATCCGACCGGCGAGATCGTCGCCGGCATCGACGGCTTTCTGGCCGTCTCGCACCTCGAGGCCGAGTTCACGGGCGCGTCGGCCCACGCGGGGGGCCACCCCGAGCAGGGCCGCAACGCCGTGCAGGCGATGGCGACGGCGGTACAGAACCTCTATGGCATTCCGCGACACAGCGAGGGGAAGACCCGCGTCAACGCCGGCGTCGTCGAGGGCGGCAGCGCCGCCAACGTCATCCCGGCCGAGGCCCGGATCGTCGCCGAAGTCCGGGGCGAGACGACCGAACTCATGGAGTACATGAAGGGACGAACCCGGCAGGTCCTCCGGAGCGCCGCCGCGATGCACGACTGCGAGGTCGAGATCGGGATCGGTGCGGAGGCCCCCAGCGCGACCAGCGATCAGGAACTCGTCTCGATCGTCGCCGACGTCGCCGGCGAGACGGCCGGCGTCGAACGCGTCCTCGAGCGCGACGAACTGGGCGGCAGCGAAGACGCGACCTACCTGATGCGGGCGGTCCAGGAAAACGGCGGCAGCGCCTGCTACGTCGGCGTCGGGACCGATCACCCCGGCGGCCACCACACCGCGACGTTCGACGTCGACGAGGACAGCATCCAACACGGCATCGAGACGCTCGCCGGCGCGATCGAGCGGCTCGGCGACGACCAGTAA
- a CDS encoding M48 family metallopeptidase has translation MAVAGILVGAAQLAVLALEFTVGGFVALFLLMALEGFLSFFFVLSLLFAGAFVCWLGVAIVIRRYYPDQTLSDRLAHDGTADAVEAIGETLLSAEAIANWPKILGLLGGVALGSFVGFAFTEAVAWRSIVDPLSAAAAVGVLVVLAHVAWIVYSERTDDAAALRDIEGVVRVLDRPDETLEERRTAVQRRVDRLAKQADLPALTVRLGVSSTPTAATVGYQAGASTIVISEGLLEAVDDRELDAVLAHELAHAKNRDAAVLTALSVPAASAAALIERYDFHPFVAVPCGAVIVLVRWSVAVVSRYREYVADRGAVAITGDPAALASALEKLDSDLEERPSNDLRKHRSTTAFSIVPPPWEEHRFFDRTRRFLHRRLFGTHPPTARRIERLRARC, from the coding sequence ATGGCGGTCGCCGGAATTCTCGTCGGAGCCGCACAGCTTGCGGTCCTCGCACTCGAGTTCACCGTCGGCGGGTTCGTCGCGCTGTTTCTCCTCATGGCGCTCGAGGGGTTTCTCTCCTTTTTCTTCGTCCTCTCGCTACTGTTCGCTGGTGCGTTCGTTTGTTGGCTCGGTGTCGCGATAGTGATCCGCCGCTACTATCCCGACCAGACCCTCTCGGATCGCCTCGCTCACGACGGCACCGCCGACGCAGTCGAAGCCATCGGTGAGACGCTGCTGTCCGCGGAGGCGATCGCGAACTGGCCGAAAATCCTCGGCCTGCTCGGCGGCGTGGCTCTCGGGTCGTTCGTCGGGTTCGCATTCACGGAGGCGGTCGCGTGGCGCTCGATTGTCGATCCGCTGTCCGCCGCCGCTGCGGTCGGCGTCCTCGTCGTCCTCGCACACGTGGCGTGGATCGTCTACTCCGAACGAACCGACGACGCCGCTGCGCTCCGCGATATCGAAGGCGTCGTCCGCGTCCTCGATCGGCCCGACGAGACCCTCGAGGAGCGCCGAACAGCCGTCCAACGCCGTGTCGACCGGCTCGCCAAGCAGGCCGATCTCCCCGCACTGACGGTCCGTCTTGGCGTTTCGTCGACGCCGACAGCAGCGACCGTCGGCTATCAGGCCGGAGCGTCGACGATCGTCATCTCCGAGGGTCTGCTCGAGGCCGTCGACGACCGCGAACTCGACGCCGTCCTCGCACACGAACTCGCCCACGCGAAAAACAGGGACGCGGCGGTGCTGACCGCGTTATCAGTGCCCGCAGCTTCCGCGGCCGCGCTCATCGAGCGCTACGATTTCCACCCGTTTGTCGCCGTACCGTGTGGTGCGGTCATCGTTCTCGTCCGGTGGTCCGTCGCCGTCGTCAGCCGCTATCGAGAGTACGTCGCCGACCGCGGTGCCGTCGCGATCACCGGCGACCCTGCGGCGCTGGCCAGCGCCCTCGAGAAACTCGATTCCGACCTCGAGGAGCGGCCCTCGAACGATCTCCGCAAACATCGTTCGACGACCGCGTTCTCGATCGTCCCGCCGCCGTGGGAGGAACACCGCTTTTTCGACCGCACCCGTCGCTTCCTCCACCGGCGGCTGTTCGGCACGCATCCGCCGACGGCGCGCCGGATCGAACGGCTCCGGGCCCGGTGCTGA
- a CDS encoding epoxide hydrolase family protein: MTAEIDDSIRPFEVSVSRDEIDDLRTRLERTRWPDQLPEAGWEYGTERESLRDLCAYWREEFDWAAFEDRCNEFDQYVTTIDGQRLHFYHVRSPEPDATPLVLSHGWPGSVAEFLDVLGPLTDPAAHGGDPADAFHVVAPSLPGFGFSGSTGERGYDVPRIADAVAELMARLGYDRYVAQGGDWGALVAALLGANYPDRVAAIHTNMLFLNPSSLEADDPTDLLDERGLGDYRETAAFRETETAYHEIQATKPQSLAYGLTDSPAGLAAWIVEKFRAWSDCDGDLESWIDRDRLLDNLSVYWLTGTIGSSMRLYAETDVSAATPDSVDVPTGHARYPAEVYKTPRRWAEAVYDVEYWSEQPEGGHFAAMEVPELFVEDLRSFAGEFG; the protein is encoded by the coding sequence ATGACGGCGGAGATCGACGACTCGATTCGACCGTTCGAGGTGTCGGTCAGTCGGGACGAGATCGACGACCTCCGGACGCGCCTCGAGCGGACCCGCTGGCCGGACCAGCTCCCCGAGGCGGGCTGGGAGTACGGGACCGAACGCGAGTCCCTCCGCGATCTCTGTGCGTACTGGCGCGAGGAGTTCGACTGGGCGGCGTTCGAGGACCGGTGCAACGAGTTCGACCAGTACGTGACGACGATCGACGGCCAGCGGCTGCACTTCTATCACGTCCGCTCGCCCGAACCGGACGCGACGCCGCTCGTCCTGAGCCACGGCTGGCCCGGCTCCGTCGCGGAGTTTCTCGACGTCCTCGGGCCGCTGACGGACCCGGCGGCCCACGGCGGCGATCCGGCCGACGCCTTCCACGTCGTCGCGCCCTCGCTGCCCGGCTTCGGCTTCTCCGGCTCGACCGGCGAGCGGGGGTACGACGTGCCGCGGATCGCCGACGCCGTCGCCGAGCTGATGGCCCGGCTCGGCTACGACCGCTACGTCGCACAGGGCGGGGACTGGGGCGCGCTGGTCGCCGCCCTGCTTGGCGCGAACTATCCGGACCGCGTCGCGGCGATTCACACGAACATGCTCTTTCTGAACCCGTCGTCGCTCGAGGCCGACGATCCGACCGACCTGCTCGACGAACGGGGGCTGGGCGACTACCGGGAGACCGCGGCGTTCCGCGAGACCGAAACCGCCTACCACGAGATCCAGGCGACCAAACCACAGAGTCTGGCCTACGGGCTCACCGACTCGCCGGCCGGGCTGGCGGCCTGGATCGTCGAGAAGTTCCGGGCCTGGAGCGACTGCGACGGCGACCTCGAGTCGTGGATCGACCGCGACCGGCTGCTCGACAACCTGAGCGTCTACTGGCTGACCGGCACGATCGGCTCTTCGATGCGACTCTACGCCGAGACGGACGTGAGCGCGGCGACGCCGGATTCGGTCGACGTGCCGACGGGCCACGCCCGCTATCCGGCGGAGGTGTACAAGACGCCCCGCCGCTGGGCCGAAGCGGTCTACGACGTCGAGTACTGGTCCGAACAGCCCGAAGGCGGCCACTTCGCTGCGATGGAGGTGCCGGAACTGTTCGTCGAGGACCTGCGATCGTTCGCCGGCGAGTTCGGCTGA
- a CDS encoding transcription factor S has translation MEFCDECGSMMKADDGLWECGSCGYTEPKGDADQYTVTDDQEVGEIIESSGETSLPETDAICPECGNDRAHWYMQQIRSADESETRFFICTECEHKWREDDN, from the coding sequence ATGGAATTCTGCGACGAATGCGGTTCGATGATGAAGGCCGACGACGGCCTCTGGGAGTGTGGCAGCTGCGGGTACACGGAGCCGAAAGGCGACGCCGACCAGTACACCGTCACCGACGATCAGGAGGTCGGCGAGATCATCGAGTCCTCCGGCGAGACCTCGCTGCCCGAGACCGACGCCATCTGTCCCGAGTGCGGCAACGACCGGGCCCACTGGTACATGCAACAGATCCGCTCGGCCGACGAGTCCGAGACGCGCTTCTTCATCTGCACCGAGTGCGAACACAAGTGGCGCGAGGACGATAATTAG
- a CDS encoding uS10/mL48 family ribosomal protein: MTFVTRLTLQSGDRAALDGIVEDIKATAERKGAALKGPHSHPPEKLSVPQRCRLHADDDRHFDSWEYTVFTRELEIHGHDDLARNIASQNFPDSVHIEAEVEQIHGAGRSN; the protein is encoded by the coding sequence ATGACCTTCGTCACCCGTCTCACCCTCCAGAGCGGCGATCGCGCCGCGCTCGATGGCATCGTCGAGGACATCAAGGCCACCGCCGAACGGAAGGGGGCGGCACTGAAAGGACCACACTCCCACCCGCCGGAAAAGCTGTCGGTCCCCCAGCGCTGTCGGCTCCACGCCGACGACGACCGTCACTTCGATTCCTGGGAGTACACCGTCTTCACCCGCGAACTCGAGATCCACGGCCACGACGACCTCGCGCGCAACATCGCCTCGCAGAACTTCCCCGACTCGGTCCACATCGAGGCCGAGGTCGAGCAGATCCACGGGGCCGGCCGCAGCAACTGA
- a CDS encoding bis(5'-nucleosyl)-tetraphosphatase, giving the protein MAVEATSAGAILFRDTRGRREYLLLKSRPGDWEFPKGGVEGDEELQQTAIREVTEEAGIEQFRLLDGFREDYDYVFEANGKTIHKTVHLFIAKSFEASAELSNEHRDLQWRDYEQAVNTVTQDGPREILEQAHEFIDEREEDDEE; this is encoded by the coding sequence ATGGCAGTCGAAGCTACGAGCGCAGGCGCGATCCTCTTCCGCGACACGCGGGGCCGGCGCGAGTATCTTCTACTCAAGAGCCGCCCGGGCGATTGGGAGTTTCCCAAGGGCGGTGTCGAAGGAGACGAAGAACTACAGCAGACGGCTATCCGCGAAGTAACGGAAGAGGCAGGTATCGAACAGTTCAGACTACTCGACGGCTTCCGCGAGGACTACGACTACGTCTTCGAGGCGAACGGCAAGACGATTCACAAGACCGTTCACCTCTTCATCGCGAAGTCGTTCGAAGCCAGTGCGGAACTATCGAACGAACATCGCGACCTCCAGTGGCGCGACTACGAACAGGCGGTTAACACCGTCACGCAGGACGGCCCCCGAGAGATCTTGGAGCAGGCCCACGAGTTCATCGACGAGCGCGAGGAGGACGACGAGGAGTAG
- a CDS encoding geranylgeranyl reductase family protein: MSTQEQSAAGAAATTRSPDAVVVGAGTSGCYAAATIARAGYDVVVLERKDEKEAGHIACGDALKGADAFPEAIPKSKLEPAFTNTDVDHGRFEIPQEDTVLEIPVPGELAVIDRWEYGRRIIDGAEDRGVEFRYDTVVQNVLQNDDGRVTGVEAIRKGDPITYEADIVIDAAGSLSVLQDHVDFSDSTFDTNVDYSHFCSAYREIVEVEEPVEWDDALVFKPTERAAGYLWYFPRTETEINAGLGFQMTEEPMKLVDDLKRDLENRPEFEGATVEDKLGAALPTRRPYDSAVHPGYMAIGDAAGHVNPTTGGGIAGAAYGGKYAAERAIEALETGEFGEGVLWEYNQQVMDHFGARYAALDVYNILSTAVDVDDLMSLLAAMPGDKLAEALYSGSTDIGLKLKLEALVKSRGHWGTIWNLYKTKRRADELLAHYENYPTSPEGLAGWQDRRDELMEQVYETTGADPKY; encoded by the coding sequence ATGAGTACGCAGGAGCAGTCGGCCGCGGGTGCGGCGGCGACGACCCGGTCGCCGGACGCCGTCGTCGTCGGTGCCGGAACGTCAGGGTGTTACGCGGCAGCGACCATCGCACGGGCGGGGTACGATGTCGTCGTCCTCGAGCGAAAGGACGAGAAAGAGGCGGGCCACATCGCCTGTGGCGACGCGCTGAAGGGTGCCGACGCCTTCCCCGAAGCGATCCCGAAGTCCAAGCTCGAGCCCGCCTTTACGAACACCGACGTCGACCACGGCCGGTTCGAGATCCCGCAGGAGGATACCGTCCTCGAGATTCCCGTCCCCGGGGAACTCGCCGTCATCGACCGCTGGGAGTACGGCCGCCGGATCATCGACGGGGCCGAGGATCGGGGCGTCGAGTTCCGTTACGATACCGTCGTCCAGAACGTCCTCCAGAACGACGACGGCCGCGTCACGGGCGTCGAGGCGATTCGCAAGGGCGACCCGATCACCTACGAGGCCGACATCGTCATCGACGCCGCCGGCTCGCTGTCGGTGCTGCAGGACCACGTCGACTTCTCGGACTCCACGTTCGACACCAACGTCGACTACAGCCACTTCTGTTCGGCCTACCGCGAGATCGTCGAGGTCGAGGAGCCCGTCGAGTGGGACGACGCGCTGGTCTTCAAGCCGACCGAGCGCGCGGCTGGCTATCTCTGGTACTTCCCGCGGACCGAGACCGAGATCAACGCCGGGCTGGGCTTCCAGATGACCGAGGAGCCGATGAAACTCGTTGACGACCTCAAACGCGACCTCGAGAACCGTCCCGAGTTCGAGGGCGCGACGGTCGAGGACAAACTCGGCGCGGCGCTGCCCACCCGGCGACCCTACGACTCGGCCGTGCATCCGGGCTACATGGCCATCGGCGACGCCGCCGGCCACGTCAACCCCACCACCGGCGGCGGCATCGCCGGGGCCGCCTACGGCGGCAAGTACGCCGCCGAGCGGGCGATCGAGGCCCTCGAGACGGGCGAGTTCGGCGAGGGCGTCCTCTGGGAGTACAACCAGCAGGTGATGGACCACTTCGGTGCGCGCTACGCCGCGCTGGACGTCTACAACATCCTCTCGACGGCCGTCGACGTCGACGACCTGATGAGCCTGCTCGCGGCGATGCCCGGCGACAAACTCGCCGAGGCGCTGTACTCCGGCAGTACCGACATCGGGCTCAAACTCAAGCTCGAGGCGCTGGTCAAGAGCCGGGGTCACTGGGGCACCATCTGGAACCTCTACAAGACCAAGCGCCGCGCCGACGAGCTCCTGGCCCACTACGAGAACTACCCGACCAGCCCCGAGGGGCTGGCGGGCTGGCAGGACCGCCGCGACGAGCTGATGGAGCAGGTCTACGAGACGACCGGGGCCGATCCCAAGTACTAA
- a CDS encoding DUF4397 domain-containing protein — MVQNHTRRRALTLIGTAGGVALAGCMGGDGNGDDDSSDDSGNGMGADDGTDDSESDDDMDTSMSNVRVAHLSPDAPDVDVYVDGDAVLEDVPYRAVSDYLELESGTYAVMITAAGDADTVVYDEDLEVAEGSFTIAALGELADENRPFEPAVLEDDVSDPGDDARVRLVHASPDAPAVDVTVGDGETVLFEDAAFGDAAETEVPGGEYTLEVRPATETNDGDVVATFDVAPEGGSVYSAFAVGYLKPGSAPADEAFDLEVVVDA; from the coding sequence ATGGTACAGAACCACACGCGCCGACGCGCACTGACACTGATCGGCACCGCGGGCGGCGTCGCGCTCGCCGGCTGTATGGGCGGCGACGGCAACGGCGACGACGACTCGAGCGACGACTCGGGCAACGGGATGGGAGCCGACGACGGCACGGACGACTCCGAGTCGGACGACGATATGGACACCTCGATGTCGAACGTCCGGGTCGCGCACCTCTCGCCCGACGCCCCCGACGTCGACGTCTACGTCGACGGCGACGCCGTCCTCGAGGACGTGCCCTACCGGGCCGTCAGCGACTACCTCGAACTCGAGTCGGGCACCTACGCGGTGATGATCACCGCGGCCGGCGACGCGGACACCGTCGTCTACGACGAGGACCTCGAGGTCGCCGAGGGCTCGTTCACGATCGCCGCGCTGGGCGAACTCGCCGACGAGAACCGGCCCTTCGAGCCCGCGGTCCTCGAGGACGACGTCAGCGACCCCGGCGACGACGCCCGGGTGCGGCTGGTCCACGCCTCGCCGGACGCCCCCGCGGTCGACGTTACGGTCGGCGACGGCGAGACGGTGCTGTTCGAGGACGCCGCCTTCGGCGACGCGGCCGAGACCGAGGTTCCGGGCGGCGAGTACACGCTCGAGGTCCGACCCGCGACCGAGACCAACGACGGCGACGTGGTCGCGACCTTCGACGTCGCCCCGGAGGGCGGTAGCGTCTACAGCGCCTTCGCCGTCGGCTACCTCAAGCCCGGCTCGGCCCCCGCCGACGAGGCGTTCGACCTCGAGGTCGTCGTGGATGCCTGA
- a CDS encoding 2Fe-2S iron-sulfur cluster-binding protein — translation MTEYTIEFVGTGETITCTDKETILSRCLEEGIAQEYSCRVGMCLACSAEIVEGEVTQPAARGFTEEEAENYALTCMARPQSDLKLDRGKYPPSIEGDLEAGGASDGAVADD, via the coding sequence ATGACTGAGTACACCATCGAGTTCGTCGGGACGGGTGAGACCATCACCTGTACCGACAAAGAGACCATCCTGAGCCGGTGCCTCGAGGAGGGTATCGCCCAGGAGTACTCCTGCCGAGTGGGGATGTGTCTGGCGTGTTCGGCCGAGATCGTCGAGGGGGAGGTCACCCAGCCCGCCGCCCGCGGATTCACCGAGGAAGAGGCCGAGAACTACGCGCTGACCTGTATGGCGCGCCCGCAGTCGGACCTGAAACTCGACCGCGGAAAGTACCCGCCGAGCATCGAGGGCGACCTCGAGGCCGGGGGAGCGAGCGACGGCGCGGTCGCCGACGACTGA
- a CDS encoding DUF5787 family protein has translation MDVHTAEFGFELRTCRWAEREWPPGETDGADTVTLVARQLGTTRRRWDTIVLECDPEGLRRRARFGPDRLDSDQLHVVRNAPAEWTYYRDALPDPGYPWRYVRESIHEADDRGILETRKRGNRIEIRRNWPYPDWLERLVAIENKPDLDASAARALGSQLEYDVAVGLADSVWVATRRTDEPVEPVLFEDLPVEAGVLALEPDDLTAEVAWYPRSLPVTEPGTRILERPDGGARDGSAARFEYADPGWKADKRLAIAERAYERGWRSFIDTMRPDCRRFELRAPDGSQALPYCTAKGRCQTAAECAGSCPDFEPEPPAWRTRGWPIEGGPGKGLRRLLEDRRRRRRPGL, from the coding sequence GTGGACGTACACACCGCCGAGTTCGGGTTCGAACTCCGGACCTGCCGGTGGGCCGAACGCGAGTGGCCGCCCGGCGAAACCGACGGTGCCGACACCGTCACCCTCGTCGCCCGCCAACTCGGGACGACCCGCCGCCGCTGGGACACGATCGTCCTCGAGTGCGACCCCGAGGGCCTGCGCCGCCGCGCCCGGTTCGGCCCCGATCGGCTCGATAGCGACCAGTTACACGTCGTTCGCAACGCCCCCGCGGAGTGGACCTACTATCGCGACGCGCTTCCGGATCCCGGCTACCCGTGGCGGTACGTCCGCGAGTCGATCCACGAGGCTGACGACCGCGGAATCCTCGAGACCCGCAAGCGCGGCAACCGCATCGAGATCCGACGGAACTGGCCCTACCCCGACTGGCTCGAGCGGCTCGTCGCGATCGAGAACAAACCCGACCTAGACGCCAGCGCGGCCCGCGCGCTCGGATCACAGCTCGAGTACGACGTCGCCGTCGGGCTGGCCGATTCGGTCTGGGTCGCGACCCGGCGGACGGACGAGCCGGTCGAACCCGTCCTCTTCGAGGACCTGCCGGTCGAGGCGGGGGTCCTCGCGCTCGAGCCCGACGACCTGACCGCCGAGGTCGCGTGGTATCCCCGCTCGCTCCCGGTGACGGAACCGGGGACCCGCATCCTCGAGCGGCCCGACGGCGGGGCCCGGGACGGCTCGGCGGCCCGATTCGAGTACGCCGATCCCGGCTGGAAGGCCGACAAGCGCCTCGCGATCGCCGAGCGGGCCTACGAGCGCGGCTGGCGGTCCTTTATCGACACGATGCGGCCCGACTGTCGGCGCTTCGAACTGCGCGCCCCCGACGGCTCGCAGGCGCTGCCGTACTGCACCGCCAAGGGGCGGTGCCAGACGGCCGCCGAGTGCGCCGGCTCCTGCCCCGACTTCGAGCCCGAGCCGCCCGCCTGGCGCACCCGCGGCTGGCCGATCGAGGGCGGGCCCGGAAAAGGGCTCCGGCGGTTGCTCGAGGATCGCCGGCGGCGACGGCGGCCGGGGCTGTAG
- a CDS encoding MFS transporter, which yields MPTVVERLVAPFAVDRRVLALAGARMADGIGNSFLIIVIPLYVTSGVVGGTAFGLGESLLIGVILSLFGFLNSSFQPFTGRLSDRLGRRKPFILVGLAGLAMTNVAYVFAETYLSLLVIRGLQGVSVAFIIPPSVALVNELATTGDRGGNMGVYNTFRLVGFGAGPAVAGAVVSRGPYALPGGLAVSGFDAAFYVATITATISYVMVTVLVSDPESTAANAGANLSIPILDRSGSNLLDPIFTLGIASFFMATAIALFATIQPQVNARLEQGATWFGLQFAGFIIAQVALQTPIGRACDRYGRRPFIVTGMALLIPTTLVQGFLLSSALMFVARLCQGVAAAMVFAPSLALAGDLAGEGESGSKLSVLTMAFGYGIAIGPLSSGALVRFGFEVPFVFGTALAALGTILVYTQVEETLETTVPVPVIGDD from the coding sequence ATGCCGACCGTCGTCGAGCGACTCGTCGCGCCCTTCGCCGTCGATCGACGGGTCCTCGCGCTGGCGGGCGCTCGCATGGCCGACGGGATCGGCAACTCGTTTCTGATCATCGTCATCCCGCTGTACGTGACCAGCGGCGTCGTCGGCGGGACGGCCTTCGGTCTCGGCGAGTCGCTGCTCATCGGGGTGATCCTCTCGCTCTTTGGCTTTCTCAACAGTTCGTTCCAGCCGTTTACCGGCCGGCTGTCGGATCGGCTCGGCCGGCGCAAGCCGTTCATTCTGGTCGGGCTCGCGGGCCTCGCGATGACCAACGTCGCGTACGTCTTCGCGGAGACTTACCTCTCCTTGCTGGTCATCCGGGGGTTGCAGGGCGTCAGCGTCGCCTTCATCATCCCGCCGTCGGTCGCGCTCGTCAACGAACTCGCGACGACGGGCGACCGCGGCGGGAACATGGGCGTCTACAACACGTTCCGTCTGGTCGGGTTCGGGGCCGGGCCGGCGGTGGCCGGGGCGGTCGTCAGTCGCGGTCCGTACGCGCTCCCCGGCGGTCTGGCGGTCTCCGGGTTCGACGCCGCCTTCTACGTCGCGACGATCACCGCGACGATCAGCTACGTCATGGTGACGGTGCTGGTGTCCGATCCCGAGTCGACGGCCGCCAACGCCGGCGCGAACCTCTCGATCCCGATCCTCGATCGGTCGGGCTCGAACCTGCTCGATCCGATCTTCACCCTCGGGATCGCGTCGTTTTTCATGGCGACCGCCATCGCGCTATTTGCGACCATCCAGCCGCAGGTCAACGCCCGCCTCGAGCAGGGGGCGACCTGGTTCGGCCTGCAGTTCGCGGGGTTTATCATCGCACAGGTCGCGCTCCAGACGCCGATCGGGCGGGCCTGCGATCGGTACGGCCGGCGGCCGTTCATCGTGACCGGAATGGCGCTGTTGATCCCGACGACGCTCGTCCAGGGCTTTCTCCTCTCGTCGGCGCTGATGTTCGTCGCGCGCCTGTGCCAGGGAGTCGCCGCCGCGATGGTCTTTGCCCCGTCGCTGGCGCTGGCCGGCGACCTCGCCGGCGAGGGCGAGTCCGGCTCGAAGCTGTCGGTGCTGACGATGGCCTTCGGCTACGGAATCGCGATCGGGCCGCTCTCCTCGGGCGCGCTGGTGCGGTTCGGCTTCGAGGTCCCGTTCGTCTTCGGGACCGCACTCGCTGCGCTCGGAACGATCCTCGTCTACACGCAGGTCGAAGAGACCCTCGAGACGACGGTCCCGGTTCCGGTCATCGGTGACGACTGA
- a CDS encoding DUF5797 family protein — protein sequence MTLSEEAQDRLADVVELQPTKNGELQERWGMESGSEVHQYLESELGDYYFRDDNSLIRATAEAAELVDVEPGIESDPDDEGVPSKVRVPELQARIVAVLAGPDERSESVVSVLHKLRDEYDVDAEAEDVRSGLQSLRRKGVVEVEYRTVPTFRLAVERADLEVAVSD from the coding sequence ATGACGCTCTCGGAGGAGGCCCAGGACCGGTTGGCGGACGTGGTGGAGCTACAGCCGACGAAGAACGGCGAACTGCAGGAGCGGTGGGGGATGGAGAGCGGCAGCGAGGTCCACCAGTACCTCGAGAGCGAACTCGGGGACTACTACTTCCGGGACGACAACAGCCTGATTCGAGCGACCGCCGAAGCCGCCGAGCTGGTCGACGTCGAGCCGGGGATCGAGAGCGACCCGGACGACGAGGGGGTCCCCTCGAAGGTCCGCGTCCCGGAGCTACAGGCGCGGATCGTGGCGGTGCTGGCCGGGCCCGACGAACGCTCCGAGAGCGTCGTCTCGGTGTTACACAAACTCCGGGACGAGTACGACGTCGACGCCGAGGCCGAGGACGTCCGGTCGGGCCTCCAGAGTCTCCGACGCAAGGGCGTCGTCGAAGTCGAGTACCGCACCGTCCCCACGTTCCGGCTAGCCGTCGAGCGTGCGGACCTCGAGGTCGCCGTCTCCGACTGA